One Eubacterium sp. AB3007 genomic window, CCGACGATGAGCACACTGGCGGAACAGGTCTACACGGAGCATGGGTTCATGATCCAGTGCAGGAACTCTGTGATCTACGGATTGTGTCAGGAATGTCTGAAGAAGGAATGGATGTCTGATTAGGAATCCTAATAATGTACATCACAATTCTATTCTTGAATAAATGCCACTGGAATGGTATACTTACAATAAATTAGTATCCGTATTTTAAAGGGAGGTTACGACTATGATATATACAAAGGAAGTCGAGAACATGTGCCCGGTGGGCAGAATGGATGCGACTCATGGACCTTCGCCGATTCCGGAAGAAGGGAAATGGGTGCAGGTCAAGGAAGTAAGCGACATCTCCGGCCTGACCCATGGTATCGGCTGGTGTGCGCCACAGCAGGGTGCATGTAAGCTGACTCTTAACATCAAGGAGGGGATCATCCAGGAAGCGCTGATCGAGACCATCGGATGCTCTGGTATGACCCATTCCGCAGCCATGGCGGGAGAGATCCTGGTGGGGAAGACCGTGCTGGAGGCACTGAACACCGACCTGGTATGTGACGCCATCAACACTGCTATGAGAGAGTTGTTCCTGCAGATCGTCTACGGAAGATCTCAGTCCGCATTCTCAGAGGATGGTCTGGCAGTAGGCGCCGGTCTGGAGGACCTGGGCAAGGGCACTATCAGCCAGGTGGGTACCATCCACTCCACCGAACTGAAGGGACCGCGTTATCTGCAGCTGACAGAAGGATACATCCTGGAGCAGGGCCTGGACGAGGAGAACAACATCATCGGGTATAAGTACATCAATACCGGAAAGATGCTGGAGTTCATCAAAAACGGTGACGATCCAAAGGATGCCATCGAGAAGGCGACCGGCACCTATGGAAGATTCGACGAGGCGGTCAAGAAGATCGACCCGAGGAAGGAATAGGAGGTGCAGGATATGGAATTGTTCGAAAACTATGAAAGAAGAATAGACGGCATCAACAAGGTCATGGCACAGTACGGTATTGAGAGCCTGGAAGAGGCGCGCAAGATGTGTCAGGACAGGGGATTTGATCCCTACGAGATCGTGAAGGGCGTGCAGACGATCTGCTTTGAGGACGCTTGCTGGGCCTATGTGCTGGGCGCTGCCATCGCCATCAAGAAGGGCGCTACCGCAGCGGCTGACGCAGCCAAGGCGATCGGCGAGGGGCTGCAGGCATTCTGTATTCCCGGCAGTGTAGCAGACGATCGTAAGGTCGGTATCGGACACGGTAACCTGGCCTCCATGCTTCTGGATGAGGACACCGAGTGCTTCGCCTTCCTGGCAGGCCACGAGTCCTTCGCGGCGGCAGAGGGTGCCATCGGCATCGCCAACTCCGCCAACAAGGTCCGGACCAAGCCACTGAGAGTCATCCTGAACGGATTGGGCAAGGATGCCGCCAAGATCATCTCCAGGATCAACGGTTTCACCTATGTGCAGACAGAGTTCGACTTCTTCACAGGCGATCTGAAGATCGTGGAGGAGAAGGCGTACTCCAACGGAGACCGGGCGAAGGTCAAGTGCTACGGCGCGTTCGACGTGAGAGAAGGCGTGGCGATCATGCACCATGAGAACGTGGATGTTTCCATCACCGGAAATTCCACCAATCCAACCCGTTTCCAGCACCCGGTAGCGGGTACATATAAGAAGGAGAGAGTCCTTGAGGGCAAGAAATACTTCTCCGTGGCATCCGGTGGCGGCACCGGAAGGACCTTGCATCCGGACAACATGGCAGCAGGACCTTCTTCTTACGGCATGACCGACACCATGGGCAGAATGCACTCTGACGCGCAGTTCGCCGGCAGTTCCTCCGTCCCCGCGCATGTGGAGATGATGGGCTTCATCGGCATGGGCAACAACCCGATGGTAGGTGCCAGCGTGGCTACCGCCGTCGCTGTGCAGGAACACTGCAATTAAAAGTTGGTGATCCAGCCCTGCTTGCGGAGGGCAGAAGGGAGATGAATCGTCAATGGAATACTTTTTCAGTCACATCGGATACATCCTGTTGGGCGGTCTGTTCATCGCCGGCATTTGCATCGTGTGGGCTTTTGCGGCCATGAAATGGCATGCGGAGCTGGAAGAGGAAGGAATCGACCATGTGGCCCACTGCACCAAGGAGGGTTGTGCTGGTTGTTCCTTTATGGCCAAGTGCGGAACAGAGCGCAAGGATTGATCCGTTTGAGAAAGTTAACGAGGAGAGGGCTGCTTACACAAAGCAGCTCTCTTTTTGTGAATGTACGATGGGTTTTTGTAACCCACTTGCAACCTGTGCTTTTCTATGTTAACATAGTAAAGTGCGAAAGGAAATAACTATGAAAATCGATAGAAACAGAATGACGAGAGAGGAGAAGACGCAGCTGGAGCTTCACTCCCTCTACCAGAAATACGGTTACTCCAGGTTCAAGATGGGCAAGTTCGAGGACTATGATCTGTATGTACGGAACCGGGACTTCATTGCGCAGGAAAGCATCATCACCTTCAGCGATCGTAGTGGCAAACTGCTGGCGCTGAAACCGGATCTGACGCTCTCCATCGTCAAAAACTACCGCTATCAGCCTGGAATCACCCAGAAGGTTTACTACAGCGAGAACATCTACCGGGCATCCAAGGTGGACGGCTCTTACCGGGAGTTGACCCAGACAGGGCTGGAGTGCATGGGAGATGTAGGACTTTATGACACCTTTGAGGTGACCATGATGGCCCTGAAGAGTCTGTCCGCCATCAGCAGCGACTACGTGCTGGAGATCTCGCATATGGGCGTTCTGGCAGATCTGCTCAGCAATCTTGAGGAAGGTCTGCAGGCACGGCTTCTCAAGTTGATCGGTGAGAAGAACAGCCATGATCTGGAGCGAGTTTGCCAGGAAGAGGGCGTGGCTCTGGAACTTGTGGAAGCGTTGAAGACAGTAGTCAATACCTACGGGGATTACAGAAAGGTCCTGAAGAAATTCAGTACCCTGCCTCTGGGAGAACGGGGGAAGGAGGCGCTGCAGCAGCTGTCCGATGTAGTGGGGTTGCTGTCCAGTTATCGGATGACCTCCAAGGTCAATCTGGACTTCTCCATCGTCAACGATCTCACTTACTATAGTGGTATCCTATTCAAGGGATATATCGCAGGGATCCCACAGGCTGTCCTTTCCGGCGGCCGTTATGACACACTCATGGGCTACATGGGCAAGAAGGGTGGAGCCATCGGGTTCGGTGTCTATCTGGATGAGTTGGATAGATTGGATCCGGGGAGCCGGGATTACGATGTGGACGTGCTCTTTCAGTACACCCTGGAGGATGATCTGCGCCTGATGTACAAAGTCATACGAGAACTGATTCACGGCGGGCAGACTGTTTTGGCAGAGAAAGAGATCCCGGAGAAACTCAAGTACAGAAAACGCATCAGATTAGAAGGAAATGAGGTCATCACGGTTGAAGAATATGATTAACGTAGCGCTGCCGAAGGGCAGACTTGGCAAGAAAGTATATAAGATGTTCGAGGAGGCCGGTTACGATTGTCCAGAGCTTCTGGAGGATAATCGTAAGCTGATCTTCGAAAACGAGGAGAAGGGGATCCGATTCTTCTGGGTCAAACCCAGCGATGTGACCATCTACGTTGAGCGAGGCGCCGCAGACATTGGAATCGCGGGCAAAGACATTTTGCTGGAATACCGGCCGGATGTGTTCGAGGTGCTGGACCTGCAGATGGGAAAATGCCGCATGGCAGTTGCTGCCCCAAAAGGCTTCCGCTACAACCCGGAGAGGACGCTTCGGGTGGCCACCAAGTTCCCGGGAATCGCCCGCAGCTTTTATGGAGAGAAGAACCGGGACATCGATATCATCAATCTCCACGGGAGCATAGAACTGGCCCCAATCGTAGGTCTGGCGGACGTGATCGTGGATATCGTTGAGACTGGGAAGACTCTGAAGGAGAACGAACTGGAAGTCATCGATACCGTGGTGCCCATCAGCGCCCGGCTCATCGTCAACAAGTCCGGGTTCCGCTTCAAGACCAAGGCCATCGAGTCTATCCGGGATGCCCTGGCCAGCGCAGTGGAAGGAGGAAACCATGAGTAGATTCCTTCACAGCCGTTTTTTGGCTCTGGATGCGTATACACCAGGAGAGCAGCCCAAGGATACGGTCTATACCAAACTGAACACCAACGAGTCACCTTACCCGCCTGGTCCCAGGACCGTGGAGGCTGTACAGGATGCCCAACGAGCCAGGAGCCTGCGGCTCTACTGTGATCCGGATGCTACCGCTTTGAAGGATGCTCTGGCAGAACGTTACGACACATCGCGAAGCAACGTGTTCGTATCCAACGGATCCGATGATATCCTGAACTTCGCGTTCATGGCCTTCGGAGAGCAGGGGGTGAAATACCCGGCGATCTCCTATGGATTCTATCCGGTATTCTCCCAGTTGCACGGTCTTGCGGAACACAGGATCCCGCTGAAGGAAGATTTCTCCATTGATCCTGCGGAGTACGCGGGGAACGATGCGCTGGTCGTCATCGCCAACCCCAATGCTCCGACGGGCATTCCTCTGGAGCTTGAGCAGATCCGGGAGATCCTGGAAGAGAATCCGGATCAGGTGGTGGTCATCGATGAAGCCTACATTGATTTTGGCGGAGTCTCCTGCGTCCCTCTCACAAAAGAATACGAGAACCTTCTGGTGGTCCAGACCTTCTCTAAATCCAGAAGTCTGGCGGGAGCTCGGCTGGGGTATGCCATTGCGGCGGCCTCTCTGATCGCAGATCTGGAAACCATCAAATACTCCACCAACCCTTACAATGTCAATACCGTGTCGGCAGCAGCGGGGTGTGCGGCTTTGTCCGAGGAGTCCTATTATCAGGAGAACTGCCGAAAGATCCAGGAGACCCGTGAGAGGGCGGCTGCGCGGCTTTCGGAACTGGGATTTCGTGTGATCCCCTCGGTTTCTAACTTCCTGTTCGTAAGCACAGATAGGATCGGCGGGAAGGAACTCTATGAGAAACTGAAAGATCGTCATATACTCATAAGACACTTTGACAATCCGGCCATCAGTGAGTACAATAGAATCACAATAGGTACTGATGAGGAAATGGAGATCCTCTTTGCGGGCATTGAGGAGATCCTCGGAAAGGAGTGGGTATGAGACGGGGAAAGATAGAGCGGGCGACCGCGGAAACACAGATCAAGCTCATGCTGGAACTGGATGGTGAGGGGAAATACGATGTGGACACGGGATGCGGATTCCTGAACCACATGCTGGAGCTCTTCACAAGACACGGCAGGTTTGATCTGGCGATCCGTTGCCAGGGAGACACCCACGTGGATTACCACCACACCGTGGAGGATGTGGGAATCGCGCTGGGGCGCGCGTTCACACAGGCGATGGGAGACAAGCGTGGCATCCGCCGCTACGGCGATATCGTGCTCCCTATGGATGAGACCCTGATGATCTGCGCGGTGGATATTTCCGGTAGAGACTACCTGGGGTTTGACGTACAGATTCCAACGGAGAAGGTGGGGGATTTGGACACCGAACTGGTGAAGGAGTTCTTCCTGGGGTTTGTGCGCAATGCCGGGGTGACCCTGCATTTCAAGCAACTGGCAGGAGAGAACACCCATCACATCATCGAGGGGATGTTCAAGGCGTTTGGACGAGCCATGGGTCAGGCGGTTGCAATTGATGAACAATTCAAAAACCAAATACCATCGACGAAAGGTGTGATATAATGATAGCGATAGTGGATTACGGCGTGGGTAATATCTTTTCCCTGTCCAGTTCTCTGCGGGCGATCCACGAGGAGGTGGAACTGGTCAGTGATCCGGCCAGGCTCCGAGAGGCAGATAAGATCATTCTGCCGGGAGTAGGCGCGTTTGCGGATGCTGCTCGGAAACTGAAGGAGTCAGGTCTGGAGGAGGTCCTTCTCGAGAAGTGCAGGCAGGGGACTCCTCTTCTGGGGATCTGTCTGGGAATGCAACTGTTATTCGAGGAGAGCCATGAGTACGGGGTGACCCCGGGTCTTGGGCTTGTGAAGGGCAAGGTGGTCTCCATGGTGCCTGTCGTACCGGAGAACTACAAGGTCCCACACATCGGATGGAACGAGCTCCATTTCCCAAAGGATAAGGAGAAGAGCCCGCTTTTCCGGTATGTGGAAGAGGGGAGCCACGTGTACTTTGTCCACTCGTTCTATGGGACGGAGTGTGAGGCATCGACGATCGCTACCACAGAATACGGTGCGGAGTTGACAGCAGCGGTCCAACATGGTAATGTTTTTGGTGTTCAGTTCCACCCTGAGAAGAGCAGTGTGGTGGGGCAGAAGATCCTGAAAGCATTTTGTGAGATGGGAGGATAACGATGAAGATTTTTCCGGCGATTGACCTGAAGGACGGACAGGTCGTAAGACTGCTGAAAGGCGATTACAACAAGATGACTGTGTACGCAGAGGATCCACTGGAGGTGGCGGAGGAATTCCAGGAAGCCGGTGCGGAGTATTTGCACGTGGTGGATCTGGATGGCGCAATTGACGGAAACACTCCCAACTTTGCGGCAGTCAGGGACATCATCGAGGGAACAGATCTGAAGGTTGAGATCGGCGGAGGCATCAGAAACGAGGAAATCGTCGTTGATTATGCACAGATCGGCGCCCTGCGTGTCATCATCGGGACTATGGCCATCAAGGATCCTGAATTCACTTCCAGAATGATCCGTAAGCACGGCAAAAACGTTGCGGTGGGCGTTGATATCGCTGATGGCAAGGTGGCCATCGAGGGTTGGACCAACGTAACAGACACCACTACGGACGAGATGTTCAGCAACCTGATCGATGAAGGGGTCAGAACGATTATCTGTACGGATATTGCCAAAGATGGCGCCATGGAAGGAACCAACGTGGAGCTCTACCGGAAACTGGTGGAGGAGTACGGTGGTTATGTGGATATCATCGCATCCGGGGGGATCTCCTCACTGGAGGATCTGGATCGGATCGCAGAGATCGGCGTGCCGGGTGCGATCATCGGCAAGGCGCTCTACACAGGAGCACTGGATCTGGCAGAAGTCATAGAGAGATATAAGGATTAGATATGATCACGAAGAGAATCATACCGTGTCTTGACGTGCGTGATGGACGTGTGGTCAAGGGCGTGAATTTTGAGGGGCTCCAGGACGTATCTTCGCCTGTAGAGCTTGGGAAGTATTACAGCGATAATGGGGCGGATGAGCTGGTGTTCTACGACATCACCGCCTCCAGTGAAGGACGCAAACTCTTTACAGAGATCCTCACCGAGGTGGCCTCTACCATCTTTATCCCCTTGACAGTAGGAGGCGGGATCAACACATTAGAGGATTTTGACCGGGTGCTGAAGTGCGGCGCGGACAAGGTTTCCGTCAATTCCGGAGCCATTCGGGATCCGGAACTGATTGGAAGGGCAGCCAAACGCTACGGTGATCAGTGTGTCGTTCTGTCCGTGGATGTGAAGAGGGTGGATGGTCGGTTTACCGTGTTCGCCAAGGGCGGCAGGGAGAACACCGGCATCGATGCCATCGAGTGGATTCGACGGGGAGAAGCAAACGGTGCCGGGGAGATCGTGGTGAACAGCATCGATACCGATGGTGTCAAGCGCGGATTCGATATCGAGATGCTGAAGGCGGTGTGTGATGTGGTGAAGGTGCCGGTCATTGCCTCTGGTGGAGCAGGCTCCATCGAAGATTTCAAGGAACTGTTTCGCGAGATTCCGGATATCGACGCGGGATTGGCCGCTTCCATCTTCCACTTCGGAGAGGTGGCGATTCCGGACCTGAAGAGAGAGTTGGCGGCAGAAGGAGTGAATGTTAGAAGATGATCAATATAGAGGAACTGAAATTTGATGACCGGGGACTGATCCCTGCCATCGTCCAGGACGTACACAGCAAGCGAGTGCTCACTTTGGCATATATGAATCGCGAGAGCCTTGCGATTACCCTGAAGGAGAAGAAGACCTGCTTCTGGTCAAGGTCCCGGCAGGAACTGTGGCGAAAGGGAGAGACCTCCGGTAACTACCAGCATGTGGTGAGTATCATTGCAGACTGTGACAGAGATGCGCTGACGGTGCTGGTGGAGAAAGATGGTCCTGCCTGTCATCTTGGAACGGATTCCTGCTTTGAGTTCCCGGTGGTGGGCGAGGTGGATGTGCCCGCAGATCGGTTTGACCTGGAGACGCTGTACGAGATGTTGCAGGACCGAAAGGAGAAAATGCCAGAGGGATCCTATACTTCCTACCTCTTCGAGAAAGGGATCGACAAGATCCTGAAGAAGATCGGCGAGGAATCCACAGAGGTGGTCATCGCAGGCAAGGCGGAGGATCGAGACGAGACGGTCTATGAGATCGCGGATCTGGCTTATCATGTGATGGTGTTGATGGTGCAGATGGGGATTAGCGTGGAGGATATCCGCAGCGAACTGGAATCCCGTCACATCATCGACCACAAGGTTAAACAGGAGAAAATGACAAAATGAAGATCCTGAACCGGGACTGCGATTACAACCTGCACACCCACACCTGTTACTGTGACGGGAAGGGAACGCCGGCGGAGATCGCAGTGGAAGCGCGGAAGCTTGGATTTCGGATGCTGGGTTTCAGCGGGCACGAGTATGCGCCCCATGATCTGGATGCCTGCATGAGTCCCGAGAGCACAAAGCAATACAACCTTGAGATCGAGGAACTGAAGTCACTCTACCAGGGAGTGATGGAGATTCATCGCGGCATCGAGCGAGACTATTTCGGAGGACCGAATGGATATACATACGATTATGTAATCGGCTCGGTCCATTACGTGCAGAAGAACGGGGTATTCATCTGTGTGGATGACACGCCCGAGATACTTGCCGAAGGTGTAGAGAAGCACTACGGCGGTGACTGGATGGCCATGGTGGAGGATTATTATGCACTGGTGGGCGATGTACGTCGGAAGACCGGGGCGGATATTATCGGGCACCTGGATCTGGTGACCAAGTTCAATCACGACAATCGTTTCTTTGATGAGAACAGTACCAGATACAAAAAAGCTGCCCTGAGGGCTGTGGCGGCTCTGGCAAAGGACAGGCCGATCTTTGAGATCAATACCGGAGGCATGGCCCGTGGTTACAGGGACAGGCCATATCCGGCGGATTTCATTCTGGAAGAGATCAGCAGACTGGGATGTCCGGTGATTCTTTCCAGCGACTGCCACGATGGAAGGAGTCTGGATTTTGGATTCAGAGAGGTTATAGAGCATATGGAGAGGGGCTGTTGAACAGCCTCTTTTTTCGTGCATTCTCACGCCAGGTGTAGCTGGAGAGAATGCCCAAAAAACCAAAAGCCCTCGTTTACGAGAAACAAGGTCTTTTGGTTGCGATATTTATTTAATTAAGAAAGAACGTTCAAAAGGGGGATTTCTCCACACCTTTTGACGATTTAATTTTATAACATTTTTTGTATGAATGCAAGTGGTATGTGATATTTTTGTGAAAAAATGTTTTATCGTTTGAAAAGTGGTGTGTATGGTGTTAGAATGGTACACAGCGGCAGGCTTTGTGCCTGCGATCATGATAAAAGCGAGGATATAAGGATATGACTAAGAAAAAGAAACTGATCATCGGAATATCATCCGCGGCTGTGATCGTGGTGATATTGGCGTTATTGCTGATATTCGTCTTTGACGTATTTGGACTCTTTACATCGTCCTATCGTCTTGATTACGACAAGTATATCAAGCTCGGGAACTATAAGGGACTGGAATACGACAAGATCAGCGTCTCCGTTTCCGACAAGGAGGTCAAGGAGGAGATCAACAACCGTCTGGAGGCGAAGACAGAGACCAAGGATGAGACCAGCGGCACTGTCAAGGACGGGGATACCATCACTATCTCCTATGTAGGCAAGATCGACGGAAAGACATTTGCCGGCGGCAGTGCGGAGAACAGCACCATCACCATCGGAGAGACCCAGATGATCGACGGATTCATAGATGGACTGATCGGCAAGAAGGTCGGCGACAAGGTCACCCTCAACCTAAAGTTCCCCAAGGATTACCAGAATGAGGACGTAGCCGGCAAGAAGGTCGTGTTTGACGTGACGATCAAGTCCAAACAGGTCAAGAGCACTCCTAAGTATAATCTCGATTTTGTGAAGGAGAACAGCAACAGCAAGACACTGGAAGAGTACGAGGCCTCCGTCAAGAAGGACCTGGAGAAACAGAAGACAGAGTCTGCAGAAGACGGTGTCAAGCAGACCCTGTGGTCCCAGGTGGTGGCTTCCTCCAAGGTCAAGAAGTACCCGAAGAAGCAGCTGGCCTATGAGGAGGAACAGTTCATCAAGAAATACAAGGACATGGCCAAGAGTTATGGGGCTACATGGAAGGACTTCCTGAAGCAGTATATGCAGATGTCCGAGAAGGATTTCAACAAACAGACCAAGGAGTATGCTAAGACAGTCGTCGCCCAGAAGCTGACCATGCATGCCATCGCTGAGAAGGAGGATCTGGAAGTCAGCAGCAAGGAATATAAGAACAGATTGGACGAATTGCTGAAGCAGGCAGGATTCACCAAGGAGCAGTTCCAGCAACAGTACAATCAGTCTATCGAGGAGTACGCGAAAGCCAATGACTTTGGATCCAGCTTCCTGCTCGAGAAGGTGGAACAGTTCATCTTGGATAACGGCAAGGTGAAAGCCGCTGCAGACAAGGATTCGAAGAAAGACTAGAAACAGAATCGCAGCGAGACAGATACTTGAGCAACATGTGCGGGGAGGGGTTTCCTTCCCCGTTTTTCTTGTGGCACGGAATTGTTTTTTGTAGTAAAATAAGAATGAATCACTATGAGAAGAGCATAAGGAGGCAGAGATGAAGTGTCCGTATTGTGACAGCGATGATACCAGGGTGATCGATTCCAGACCGACGGAGGACGGTCATGCCATCAGAAGGCGAAGAGGTTGCGAACACTGTGGCAAACGGTTCACCACCTATGAGAAGGTAGAGGAATCCATCATCATGATCATCAAGAAAGACGGACGCCGTGAGGCGTTTGACCGAAACAAGGTGATCAACGGGATTATCCGCGCCTGTGAGAAACGGCCTGTCTCCCTTGCGGAGATTGAGCAGATCACAGCGAACATAGAGCGAGGGTTGAACAACCTCATGGAGAAAGAAGTGAAAAGCGATTTTATCGGTGAACTGGTTATGGATGAACTGAAGAAGATCGACGAGGTCGCCTACGTCCGATTCGCATCTGTATACAGACAGTTTACCGATGCCAATACTTTCATCAAGGAAATCGAGGAACTGCTTGCAACCAAGAAGAATTAAGAAGGTGAAACTATGAACAAGATCATCAGAATCGCGGTAGATGGCCCCAGTGGCGCCGGAAAGAGCACCATTGCCAGGAAAGTCGCGAAGAAACTCGGAATCGAATATGTGGATACAGGAGCTATGTACCGTGCGGTAGCCTACAAGATGACCAGTGAAGGGATCGGCCCTGAAGAAGGGGAGCGCATCGAGGCTGTGCTGAAAGACACCGTCATCGATTTCGATCAGGGAGTCATCACCGTGGATGGCACAGAAGTGGAGAGCAAGATCAGAACGCCGGAGATTTCCGAGGCGGCCTCCATCTATTCCGCTCTTCCCCCGGTGCGGGCCAGTCTGGTCCAGGCGCAGCGGGAGATCGGGCATCGGAAGAGTGTGATCATGGACGGCCGCGATATCGGTACCAACGTGTTCCCGGATGCGCAGTACAAGTTCTACCTGACGGCAACTGCAGAAGAGCGCGCGGACCGGCGTTATAAGGAACTGGTAGAGCGTGGGCAGGAAGTCGTGTACGAGGAAATACTGGAGGATATCCGGCAGAGAGACCATAACGACATGACCAGAGTGCTGAATCCTCTAAGGAAGGCAGAGGACGCCATCGAGGTGGACAGCACCCACATGTCTATCGATGAGGTAGTTGACTTCATCTACGATAGGGTGGTATAATATATATTGGTTTTTCATCGGCATGTTTCCATGCTATAGGGGTGTCAGGAATGATGGAGGAGATATGCGAATCAAGTCATTGCCTGAGAAGGAAAGACCAATTGAAAAAGCTGTTGCGCAGGGGGTAGGTAGTCTGACGAACACAGAGCTTCTGGCATTGATCATCCACACCGGAACCAGGGAACGATCATCGATCCATCTGGCGGAGGAGGTGCTGGCGGTCTGTGACCATGGGATCCGTGACCTGGGGGCCGTGGAGTTGGAGGATCTGACTGCGATCAGAGGGATCGGAGAAGCCAAAGCCTGCCGTATCATAGCAGCGATCGAGTTGGGTAAGAGAATGGCCACGAGCAGAAGTGCCAGAGGGGATTATCTGGAGTCTGCAGGGGACGTGGCCTGTATGTTCATGGAAGAGCTTCGTTACGCAAGGAAAGAGCACTTTCGGACGGTTTTGATCAATACGAAGGGACAGGTGATGTCAGTGGACAGCGTCTCTGTGGGAGAGTTGTCCAGCACGGTCGTTCACCCGCGGGAGGTGTTTGGAAACGCGATCAGGAAGAGCGCTGCGGCGGTCATCCTGGTACATAATCATCCAAGTGGAGATCCCAATCCCAGCAGCGAGGATATCACGACGACAGAGAGGCTCGTCAGAGGGGGAGAATTGTTAGGCATAGATGTCCTGGATCACATCATCATCGGAGACGGCGTATACTGCAGTTTCCGGGAGATGCATCTGATCACAGTGGCCAGTTGATTCCTAGGAGGAAATGATGAGCAAAGTATATCTAGTAGCTTCGGGAAAGGGTGGAACCGGAAAGACCATGTTTGCTGCCAATCTCGGGGCGTCTTATGCTCAGATGGGATATAAGGTCGTCGTGGTCGATATGGATATGGGCCTTCGTAATCTGGATCTCTATTTCGGGTTGGAGAACAACGTTGTGTTTGACGTGTTTGATGTGATGACGGGTGTCTGCCATATCAAGCAGGCGTTGGTCAGAGACCGCCGTTTTGACAACCTGTATATCATCGGAGCGTGTCCGGAGCGGGATAACGGAAGCATCACGCCGTTACATGTGAAAGTACTCTGCGAGAGACTGAAGCAGCAGTTCGACTACGTGATCGTGGACTCTCCCGCAGGGATCGACGATGGGCTCGTGCTGGCCTCCGCAGGAGCAGACGCGGCCATCATCGTTTCCACGCCAGAGTATGCAGCGCTGCGGGATGCGGATACCCTTGACCGGGAACTGCGCAGGCTGGGAATCAAGCGCCGTTATCTGGTGCTGAACAAGCTGATCGCCGAGATGATGAACGCCGGATACATCCCCAAGCTCAGGGTGATCGGCAATATAATGAAAGCCGAACTGCTGGGGATCATACAGTTCGATATGAACATCAACATCTCCACCAATCTGGGGGAGCCTATCGTCCTCAAGAAGGACTCCTATATCTCGGAGAATTTCCACGAGATCGCAAGGAGATTACGCAACAGAGAGAAGGAATAAATGACGGAGCTGCGCATGCAGCTCTTTTTTGTAGATTTACGGGAAGAGCCCGCATTTCTTCTTGACATGAA contains:
- a CDS encoding iron-sulfur cluster assembly scaffold protein, yielding MIYTKEVENMCPVGRMDATHGPSPIPEEGKWVQVKEVSDISGLTHGIGWCAPQQGACKLTLNIKEGIIQEALIETIGCSGMTHSAAMAGEILVGKTVLEALNTDLVCDAINTAMRELFLQIVYGRSQSAFSEDGLAVGAGLEDLGKGTISQVGTIHSTELKGPRYLQLTEGYILEQGLDEENNIIGYKYINTGKMLEFIKNGDDPKDAIEKATGTYGRFDEAVKKIDPRKE
- a CDS encoding GGGtGRT protein produces the protein MELFENYERRIDGINKVMAQYGIESLEEARKMCQDRGFDPYEIVKGVQTICFEDACWAYVLGAAIAIKKGATAAADAAKAIGEGLQAFCIPGSVADDRKVGIGHGNLASMLLDEDTECFAFLAGHESFAAAEGAIGIANSANKVRTKPLRVILNGLGKDAAKIISRINGFTYVQTEFDFFTGDLKIVEEKAYSNGDRAKVKCYGAFDVREGVAIMHHENVDVSITGNSTNPTRFQHPVAGTYKKERVLEGKKYFSVASGGGTGRTLHPDNMAAGPSSYGMTDTMGRMHSDAQFAGSSSVPAHVEMMGFIGMGNNPMVGASVATAVAVQEHCN
- a CDS encoding ATP phosphoribosyltransferase regulatory subunit, producing the protein MKIDRNRMTREEKTQLELHSLYQKYGYSRFKMGKFEDYDLYVRNRDFIAQESIITFSDRSGKLLALKPDLTLSIVKNYRYQPGITQKVYYSENIYRASKVDGSYRELTQTGLECMGDVGLYDTFEVTMMALKSLSAISSDYVLEISHMGVLADLLSNLEEGLQARLLKLIGEKNSHDLERVCQEEGVALELVEALKTVVNTYGDYRKVLKKFSTLPLGERGKEALQQLSDVVGLLSSYRMTSKVNLDFSIVNDLTYYSGILFKGYIAGIPQAVLSGGRYDTLMGYMGKKGGAIGFGVYLDELDRLDPGSRDYDVDVLFQYTLEDDLRLMYKVIRELIHGGQTVLAEKEIPEKLKYRKRIRLEGNEVITVEEYD
- the hisG gene encoding ATP phosphoribosyltransferase, whose translation is MINVALPKGRLGKKVYKMFEEAGYDCPELLEDNRKLIFENEEKGIRFFWVKPSDVTIYVERGAADIGIAGKDILLEYRPDVFEVLDLQMGKCRMAVAAPKGFRYNPERTLRVATKFPGIARSFYGEKNRDIDIINLHGSIELAPIVGLADVIVDIVETGKTLKENELEVIDTVVPISARLIVNKSGFRFKTKAIESIRDALASAVEGGNHE
- the hisC gene encoding histidinol-phosphate transaminase, which codes for MSRFLHSRFLALDAYTPGEQPKDTVYTKLNTNESPYPPGPRTVEAVQDAQRARSLRLYCDPDATALKDALAERYDTSRSNVFVSNGSDDILNFAFMAFGEQGVKYPAISYGFYPVFSQLHGLAEHRIPLKEDFSIDPAEYAGNDALVVIANPNAPTGIPLELEQIREILEENPDQVVVIDEAYIDFGGVSCVPLTKEYENLLVVQTFSKSRSLAGARLGYAIAAASLIADLETIKYSTNPYNVNTVSAAAGCAALSEESYYQENCRKIQETRERAAARLSELGFRVIPSVSNFLFVSTDRIGGKELYEKLKDRHILIRHFDNPAISEYNRITIGTDEEMEILFAGIEEILGKEWV
- the hisB gene encoding imidazoleglycerol-phosphate dehydratase HisB yields the protein MRRGKIERATAETQIKLMLELDGEGKYDVDTGCGFLNHMLELFTRHGRFDLAIRCQGDTHVDYHHTVEDVGIALGRAFTQAMGDKRGIRRYGDIVLPMDETLMICAVDISGRDYLGFDVQIPTEKVGDLDTELVKEFFLGFVRNAGVTLHFKQLAGENTHHIIEGMFKAFGRAMGQAVAIDEQFKNQIPSTKGVI
- the hisH gene encoding imidazole glycerol phosphate synthase subunit HisH is translated as MIAIVDYGVGNIFSLSSSLRAIHEEVELVSDPARLREADKIILPGVGAFADAARKLKESGLEEVLLEKCRQGTPLLGICLGMQLLFEESHEYGVTPGLGLVKGKVVSMVPVVPENYKVPHIGWNELHFPKDKEKSPLFRYVEEGSHVYFVHSFYGTECEASTIATTEYGAELTAAVQHGNVFGVQFHPEKSSVVGQKILKAFCEMGG